The following proteins are encoded in a genomic region of Vicugna pacos chromosome 16, VicPac4, whole genome shotgun sequence:
- the MRPS7 gene encoding small ribosomal subunit protein uS7m yields the protein MAAPAVKAARGCSGLALGVRGPVLRLPGLTQVRWSRYGPEYKDPQIDKEYYRKPLAELTEEEKYERELRKTQLIKAAPAAKTSSVFEDPVISKFTNMMMKGGNKVLARSLMTQTLEAVKRKQFEKYHAASAEEQATIERNPYTIFHQALKNCEPVIGLVPILKGGHFYQVPVPLPDRRRRFLAMKWMITECRENKHRRMLMPEKLSRELLEAFHNQGPVIKRKHDMHKMAEANRALAHYRWW from the exons ATGGCTGCCCCCGCGGTGAAGGCTGCGCGAGGGTGTTCGGGCCTCGCGTTGGGCGTGCGGGGTCCTGTCCTGCGGCTCCCAGG GCTAACCCAAGTGAGGTGGAGCCGCTATGGTCCTGAATACAAGGATCCCCAGATTGACAAGGAATATTACCGCAAGCCCTTGGCCGAGCTGACTGAGGAGGAGAAGTATGAGCGGGAGCTCAGGAAGACTCAGCTTATCAAAGCTGCGCCGGCGGCGAAAACAAGCTCTGTGTTTGAAGACCCGGTCATCAG TAAATTCACCAACATGATGATGAAAGGAGGAAACAAAGTACTGGCCAGATCCCTCATGACACAG ACTCTGGAAGCTGTGAAAAGGAAGCAGTTTGAAAAGTACCATGCTGCTTCTGCAGAGGAACAGGCAACCATCGAACGCAACCCTTATACCATCTTCCATCAAGCCCTGAAAAACTGTGAGCCCGTGATTGGGCTGGTACCCATCCTCAAGGGTGGCCATTTCTACCAG GTCCCTGTGCCGCTACCTGATCGGCGCCGTCGCTTCCTGGCCATGAAGTGGATGATTACTGAGTGCAGGGAGAATAAGCACCGTAGGATGCTGATGCCGGAGAAGCTGTCGCGGGAGTTGCTGGAGGCTTTTCACAACCAGGGCCCTGTGATTAAGAGGAAACACGACATGCACAAGATGGCCGAGGCCAACCGCGCGCTGGCCCACTACCGCTGGTGGTAG
- the MIF4GD gene encoding MIF4G domain-containing protein — MVMGEPGREEYKIQSFDAETQQLLKTALKDPGAVDLEKVANVIVDHSLQDCVFSKEAGRMCYAIIQAESKQAGQSVFRRGLLNRLQQEYQAREQLRARSLQGWVCYVTFICNIFDYLRVNNMPMMALVNPVYDCLFRLAQPDSLSKEEEVDCLVLQLHRVGEQLEKMNRQRMDELFVLIRDGFLLPSGLSSLAQLLLLEIIEFRAAGWKTTPAAHKYYYSEVSE, encoded by the exons ATGGTCATGGGTGAGCCTGGTAGAGAGGAATATAAAATCCAGTCTTTTGATGCAGAGACCCAGCAGCTGCTGAAGACAGCACTCAAAG ATCCAGGTGCTGTGGACTTGGAGAAAGTGGCCAATGTGATTGTGGACCATTCTCTGCAGGACTGTGTGTTCAGCAAGGAAGCAGGACGCATGTGCTACGCCATCATTCAG GCAGAGAGCAAGCAAGCAGGCCAGAGTGTCTTCCGCCGCGGACTCCTCAACCGGCTGCAGCAGGAGTACCAGGCTCGGGAGCAGCTTCGAGCccgctccctgcagggctgggtcTGCTATGTCACCTTTATCTGCAACATTTTTGACTACCTGAGG GTGAACAACATGCCCATGATGGCCCTGGTGAACCCTGTCTACGACTGCCTCTTCCGGCTGGCCCAGCCCGACAGTCTGagcaaggaggaggag GTGGACTGCCTGGTGCTGCAGCTGCACCGGGTCGGGGAGCAGCTGGAGAAGATGAACAGGCAGCGCATGGATGAGCTCTTTGTCCTGATCCGGGATGGCTTCCTGCTCCCCAGCGGCCTCAGCTCCCTggcccagctgctgctgctggagaTCATCGAATTCCGGGCAGCCGGCTGGAAGACGACTCCGGCCGCCCATAAGTATTACTACAGCGAGGTCTCTGAGTAG